aCTAGTTGCTCCGATCAAGATTTTGGGCACACGCCCCAACTGAATTGAGGTAAATATGATCATATCagtttttgtctttctttcttttttctttttcacaatctGTTTTagttatttctctttttctaaatcataaggtccCTAAAAGTTGGCCAGAATTTTAGCAACTCAAATGACATTGGGTTCAGGCTGGGGAAGATATTCACTGATTAATTTGGAATCAAAAACAATAATTTCAGTTCCATATGTCATCAATTAGAatgtaaataaatttaataatatattccACCATCAGAATATGCAGCAAACGGAGTTAACATTCTAAACTTGAAAGCTAGAACATAGCCAGAGAAAACCCTAGCCAAAATCTTTAAAGACTATGACCCAAGATATAAAGCAAAATTTATTATCATCTAGCAATCTCACTGTATGCAATCACCCAGATAATATCGTGTACCATTTGACATGTACAATTTACCAGACACAAAAATCTCATCACATGATACAATGCAACATTTGCATGAACACTAAAACCCCAGGAAATGAATATTGTATGAAATTAGAGGGAAAACCAAGTAAATGAAtctgggtaaaaaaaaaagtccgtaaaagaaaatggaaatggTCAAAAAGATGATGACTTACAGGGAATTTGTGGGAATGGGAAGGAGAAGGAGGGAAGTAGATATGGAAGGTCATGGAGCAGCCGAGCGTGGGGCTGAAATGCTTGTACCTCTTGTTGTACCCTCCAAACATCTTTGAGCTACTGATCTCTGCTGGTTTGGTCTCCATCTTCCTTGCGGTGCGgtctctctctgcctctctgGGTATCTCAGCAAGTATTCAGTGATCTCTCTACAAGGCTTTTATAGCTCCATTCTGATTTCTAAGataataagaatataagatAGTAAagttacttttattattattattattattatttttcctcatATCAGttcacataaaatatatattgcTATGTTGACAGGCACTACAATAGGTAAAATAGGTAGATTCATTTTATCccttatttttagattttatttttgttgtaaaataattcattatgtaaaaatttatattattacatctgtaaaatttaatcttcATCTTAAAATAATTCATAGGTTTATTTGTGGATTAGAGTGTGGGATTGTGTACAGgaacaataataatattcttTACACTTACATTATATTAAGTAATTTTAAGTAGTCTACTTGTGTTCTACTAataatgatgtgactattaaaattactattcgATCAAAATTCAAAGTCATATTATATTAGCTGATGAAGTAATTTTTCtaagtcatttaattaaaatatatataccatttaaaacaaattatgtcaataaatatatcataaatataataaataaacgtaaaaaataacattattcaactTGCATCCTAAGTTGGTCTCAATTATTGCAATCCTGATTTTTGATCTTGATCCACAAATATGTGGACAGTCTTGCAACTTGTTAGTGTCGATATCCCTTCAGCCTTTAGGTGAATAGTTATTCTTGTCTCTAGTATTTGGAAGGTTCTAATTTGAATCACaacacatataaaaataaataaaaatgataacaaAATAGTCCGTATACTTTTAATTTGAACAATTTAGTCTCTGCATTTGTAACAAATCAACCcctccattaaaattttatgttaattataattaattttgttgtcAAGTAAGTTGATCCTTCATAATTTTCAGCCTAATGtgtggcgtcccacatcgcTTGGGTATAGAGATGGAGATATAGTtaaatgtatacttacacccttaatgacaacaacgcgttttaaaatagtgatggtcatgatcccatcagaactccacagttaagcgtgcttctacGAAAGTAGTGTCAGGATGAGTGACCTCCTGTGAAGTCTGGATTATGAGAGCAAAAAACGAACAATATTGTGTCTCATTGAGATGACGTGTTACATAATGGATAATGCAGCCATGGATCTTTTCGTTTATAAATACCACAATGTTGCTTATAATGAATAAATAATGGAGAACTAGAAGCAACAAACAAGACAAGTTAGAATTATAAGTGGAATGATCCAACTAGAAAAACGTTATACACGCTCTTATTTCCATACTATTATTCCCATATTTTTtgatgtaccttttaaaattatgattccATAGTGaacaaaatgtaaattttaagaGAATGTTTGATTTGTCATAAATCCAATCTACAAAGACTaaattgtttaaattgaaaatgtatAGATTATATTGACATTTACATTAAAGTCCGAGGggtgataattatattttttttggtaaagtacACTCAATAAATTACAACATAgagaaaagagtttttttttttaaaaaataataaaataaaattgataaacaatataatttaaatacaGTAGCCAATCAATTATTCTCTTCATCTCATATTGTTAAATGATGTTTTCTAATGCATTATAAAAACTAGAAAACACATGATCATTAGAGATGCtgtttagatttatgttttggTTTCCCAGAAATAATTATGCAACCTATTTCCCTTTTCATCCTTCTTACTCCTCTCTTGCATGAAATAGACAAAAGATTGATTATTTCTAAGCTTCTTTAAGGTGTTGACAATGTGTTTTAAGGAAATCAATGCTTGCCAACTTGGTCTACTATTTAGAGGTCGATTTTTCTGACCAAAACCAACCATATAACTTTGATTTAAGATCTCAATCTTCTCCTTCTATTTAAAACCCTCAAACATTCATTGCACCACTTGTCAAAACTCACATGGTGACATGTCGCGTGTATTTCCTTGCTATTTTTTAGACCAAACACTTGTTTTAAAACAGAATTGTAAAATGTTTCTCATTTAGGTGTacatttgaaaaacaaaaaaaataacgatttgaaaatgtgaagaaaaatTTCCAAACCATAGGCACGggaatgtatttttaaaaatgcacaattttgaAGGTCGAACCGcgattttattaaatttttaattgtatttttaaaaatcgcatTTTTATTAACTGCGTTATGAAATCACTATTTCTTTTCAAATCGCACGTTTCAAAATAGACTTAATTTTACCAAATGGCCATTGGTTAATATACTTGAAGATGTTTGTGCTCCATAAATTAAGCCCCTGGATCAACCtttattaacaaaataaaaatttaaaaattgattggcACTGTCACATCAACTCAGTTGAACAGTTATAACTTATACGAAAATGTGATGAAAGTTGGGTATTTAACACTACTGATTTACCTTATCGTCCTCTATAACATTTTCATGTTCATGAGTGGGTTTTATTTTAGTAACGAAAATATATGAGAGCAAAAAATCCTCTCAATGgcaatttcttcaatttagaCACATGTATTTATGTTTTGAgatgacaaaaaaagaaaagaaaaagaaaataagtttaGCTGTAGTTTTATAGCACAAATCATTGAATTATTTGGTCCTTCTTGAACTATAAGCATCCTTACGTGAGACTAATTTATAAtgtcaacttaaaaaaaaaaaaaaaaaaaattataatgtcaACTTCACTatgcaaattaaattaatgtgaaaattaataaaataatcaacGGAATGGGGCGAGGTAGGTACTGCAAATTAATGTCACCAAACAAATCAGCACACAACACCATTCCATTATCAACTCATGTattaattttgatattgatttgGATGTTGGAGTCGATGATATTGAtacataaatttataatttgaatGAGACATTATAAATGaacctatatatgtatataaggggaaaatacattttattccCTACATTTTGgtcctcaatgtttaaaaagtgacacttaaCTTTcatcccaaactttcaaattgttgcaattcgaccattctaattttatttttttttccaaaatgctctcatcccaagttaaaaaaaaaaaaaaaaattaaaaattaaggggtggccggccaccccagttgggcttaggggtggcttcggccaccccagaccgaacaccccttaatttttatttattattattatttttttttaacttgggatgggggcattttggaaaaaaaaaaaaaaaaacaaaaaaaagttaaaatagtcgaattgcaacaatttaaaagtttggggggttaagtgtcattttttaaacattggagatcAAAGTATAAATGGGtagatagtttggagggtaaaatgtatttttcctatatataatttatggtGGACCGATAATTATAGTCGACTATGAAATTAAAGTacattaattgtttaaattatatgatcaggaattaaattaaatatattaataagaaAAACTCAATAAGATGCTACTAGGGCTACTACAACCTTCATTAAAAGTTTTTTACATGATTGTTTGCAGgatattttattatgtcaaataactaaataatcactttttttttttttttttaaacaatatataGGGAcacgaaaaaattaaatttagttgttaaagtttataaaacaatttatttattttaaaaaagagattagAGTAAAAGGTCGAGTGcccaaacattttcctttagaGAGCCCCTATTATCTGGTCCTGGTATAAACTAACCATTTTATAGCATTCAATCACATGTGACATATggttaatttaagaaaaatgcaaaaaatgaaAGTGGGAACAAAcacaccaaatcaaaatgagaaagagaaaaaaaaaacacccagtGCCAGCTAGACCTAGTCGGGCTAGACCCACGACGCCGTGACCAGCCTCAAAATTCGTCTGGCTGACTGTGACCAGCCTCAAAACCCGCTTATAATgtctcaaaacttatttttagattcaaaactaaaacttagaggggaaaggttaaccttttagaaattttatcaccctaaaaacAGGAAAAGGTGATTCACGGCACGAGAGAGGGTGACCCACAACTGGGTAACGGCCAGACCCAACCGTGGATGTTGCTAGTTATGGCCAGCATTTTTGGCCGTGGGTATTGAGTTTcagcattttttctttttctttgagttCAAATCTAGTGTATCCGAATATAGGTTATTTTTGTGCaccttttatgtttttgcttatgtgttAGTTGTTGATTGAAGGCTGTAAAAGTGGGGTTTTAAGGCTTATCATAATATAAGTTAAACTCTTTCCATTCTAACACACCCGCATAGGGCCTATTTGGGTATGCGTCTAATAAGCTTAatagtgcgtttaacacttaaaaaatctgtttaaagaaaaaaagtatctgtttggtaaaaaaaaaaaaatgcttttaagggtcaaaaagcaaaaaatagcTGAAACGTACTttttgcaaaagcttaaaaatgaaacttttgtcaaaaagttttttttttttttttaaaaaaaaaaacttaaaagctatatttctcaaacataatcttaAACATGCTCTTAGGGCTTATTTGGGTGTGCGtggcttaaaagtgcgtttaacactcaaaaagtccgtttgaaaaaaaaaaaaaaaaaaatacatgtttggtaaaaaaaaatgaaagcgcttttaagggttcaaaaagcctaaaaatagccaaaatacttttgacttaaaagctctatttgtcTACgacaatctcaaatatgctattaatataaccttttttttttcttttttttgttttttggaaacCTCACTTATTCTCTTGAAAATATcagtgtttttaaaattataacctccgacttttaattttttcaagatTGGTATctcaagaattttatttttcctttttaatttttttttttgtcaaaatatccaAAATTGGCCCATGGCTAGCTGTAGATCTGgataattttcatttaaaaaaaaaaaaaaaaagaaattgaaaggcAAAAATTATTAGGATAATGAccttacaaaaattaaaagtttgagattataattgaaaaaaattctaacatcGGTGAGGTGGCTTAACATTATTGGTCTGGAATAGAAGATACAACAGTGCGGGATTACGTGAATAGTTTCACCAAAAGGAAGTCATCGGATATTAATGACCGTTGGGGAAGTTGGCAGCGCCCAGAAACTATTAATGCTTAATGGCAACCCAACTGCACCCCATcaatgcctctctctctctccgatcGAACACGGCAAATGTGAACAGAGAGACAGCTAGCGAGCTGTGGTTTCACCCTTTTCACGCATTTTTGGCTTTATCTTGTATGCGGTATGTTTTGCTTTCCCTCCAACAATGCCGGTCTGGACTGATAGGAATTCAACAAGTGAACGGCCGCCCATTCATTGAATCCCAAGCTTTGTCGTTACCGACACGTCTGAAAGGTTGGACTTTTTTGACTTTGAATCTTTAAagctttacttttttttttttttttttttaatttcttgtttttagtttgtaGTTTTGGTAGATGAACAAACTCGGACGGAGAAAACAAAGCTGTATTTGAATTTGTATGTGCGTTTCGCTTTTATTATGGGCTGTCTAGAAAGTCTTGAGGGAATAAACAGACTGGTCCTTTTCTTGGGTTGTTCTGTTTCTGCTGAATTTGGGGTAGAAGAAAAAATCTTGATTGGTAAGCCTGAATATCTTAGTGGGAATGTTTTGGTGAAAGAAATCTACCAATAAGTTTGTTTCTTTCGATGCATATGGTAACTTGAGAAGTGGGATTTGCCGTTTATTGGGTTGTCCTTATAATTCTGGTATAGTACTTGAGAAAGTTCTATCATCATTCATCAATCGGAGCTAGGAGcttcaaatcaaagaaaactcAGAAAAGGGACACTTGATTGACATAAATAAAGATTCGGGTCTTCTATGCTGGTGTTCATTTACTGATTTCTTGGTGTATATTCATTTTACTGTGAAGAAGATGGTGGGAAGCATTGAGAGAGTGGGTGGTAATTTATACTCAAACGGGTCTATTCAGCACGGTAATGGGTTGGAAGAGAAGCTTGATGAGTTTCGCCGCCTTCTTGGCAAGGCGGATGGCGATCCATTAAGGATTGTTGGTGTTGGGGCAGGTGCTTGGGGGAGTGTTTTTGCAGCATTGCTTCAAGATAATTATGGTCCATACAGAGAGAAGGTACAAATAAGGATATGGAGAAGGCCTGGAAGAGCTGTGGATAGAGCCACTGCTGAACATCTTTTTGAAGTGATCAATTCTAGGGAGGATGTGTTGAGGAGGTTGATCCGGCGCTGTGCATATTTGAAGTATGTTGAGGCGAGGCTAGGTGATCGGACTCTCTATGCAGATGAGATTTTGAAAGATGGATTTTGCTTGAACATGATTGATACACCACTTTGTCCTTTGAAGGTTGTGACTAATCTGCAGGAGGCTGTTTGGGATGCTGATATTGTGGTCAATGGCTTGCCTTCCACTGAAACTCGTGAGGTGTTTGAAGAGATTAGTAATTATTGGAAGGAGAGAATCACGGTGCCTATCATCATCTCTTTGGCAAAGGGAATAGAGGCTGCGTTGGATCCTGTTCCCCACATAATAACTCCCACGCAAATGATTAAACGGGCAAGTaagaattctctctctctctctctctcgctctctgcTTTGCAAGTCTTCTTGTTGTGACACTTCTTACCTTTATCTGCTTATTATAGATAAAAGTGAGCAGATTTTTTGGCATCTTTTTGCAAggaaagaaaagttttaaaTGTTTGTTAGTTTGGCTATATCATATACATGCAGTGGTGGTCagggttgatatatatattgaaagagcAAGATCTTTTGAAGTAGTATCACTAACATAAACAATTATTTTCATGAAACTAAGAAGTACATCAAGAACTACCGTTTTTACATGAATTTGTTAAGAGCTTTCTTACTTGGAAAATGGTAGAATCAGGTAGTGTACTACTGATACGAGCTTCAGGAGTTCGTAGGACGGGCTAGCAAAATAGGTACCTGGCAAATAAACAGGTACCCGTTTATCCTATGCATGCAATTATTCTTTATGATACCTAGATGAACCTTAgtataaaaaaacatgcataggataaacGGGTTATAAACGGGTCATATCAAATACCTGTTTTGCCAAGTCTGCGTAGGAGTGATGGGAGTGAAAAGCAGAACTCTTGGTGCATGTCGAGCAGTGGAATTGGCATGCTTGAAAACACAAAGTTTCTCTAGTTTTAACAATTTTGGAAGGATAAGCTCTCATGAACACCTCACAAAATTCTCTCTCTGATCAATAAGAGCACAATTATAGTCTGCTCTGTGAATTTGTGGAGCTTCATCCTACACCTTTTAggttttctgtcttttttttcctcctatttttttgggttggggggGGTGAGGGGGTGGGGTGTGCGCTATAagatatttataatttatgttgTTTATGGCTATGCTAATTCTATATTACTATTtacctttcttctttcttctcaatGTTGTTCttgtactttctttttttcacttgtGTGGTTATCTTTCTCCTTTTCAATTTTGACTTGAGGTCTGTTTGtgtttgcgatttaaaaaatactgatttcaaaatgtgtgatttgaaaacacaatttttaaaaacgcatttaCTCAATTGGTAAAATTGTggtttggcttttaaaatcatactataacctttaaaattgtgcgtttttaaaaacatatttcatttgcttgcgatttgaaaacgtaattttttttttttttaatttatttattttttaattttttcacattttcaagccacaattttttaaaaacgcactcccaaacgagacacattttgtgattttgtttaaaacacACATTTGACTTGCGAAATTGTTGGGccaaacagactcttagtcATAAAATATTATGTTTCCCCTCATTCACTAATCATTGGTATATATACCTGGCAGTTGGAATACCTATGGAGAATATACTTTATCTTGGTGGGCCAAATATTGCGTCAGAAATTTACAATAAGGAATATGCTAATGCTCGAATTTGTGGAGCTGAGAAGTGGAGGAAACCTCTTGCAAAATTTTTAAGGCAACCCCATTTTACTGTCTGGGATAACAGTGATCTTATCACACATGAAGTCATGGGTGGCCTGAAGAATGTTTATGCCATTGGAGCTGGTAAATTTCAGAATCTTTTTAGGGCAAACAGGAACTTCCATGCCAATTTTGATATAGAACCATTTTTGATGACCTCTTGGGGTGATTTTTTTATGCCCTTTATCAGTTTTTTTGTCTTATCTTTATGGGATGAAGTTCAAAAACGTTTGCCTGTGTCCCcagtaataaaagaaagattgaCTCCACCCAGTatctaaaattgaaaagaagaaaaaagaaaatccttgAGTGAACAAAATTTGCCTCCACCTTTTAGGTTGCtgcatttcataaaaaaaaaaagaaaaaaggaattgaTTAAACCCAAACATTTATTATTTGAGAATTCTCCAAAAcatatcaatttagtgtatatatacatacacatacaTCATACAAGCATCACACAAATGACAAGGTTATATCCACAGATAATGcatattgacatttttttagTTAGTACAAGATGCTGCTACCTCTGCAATAATATATTTTGATCACTACAAAtgcttgccttttctttttctcgttATGGGAACTTCAAATTCTTGTTAGTGAGATTAGGTTTATAATCCAGAGTTTACATTGCCACTTTCCATTTTGGTTTTCTCAGGAATGGTGGCGGCCCTTACCAATGAGAGTGCTACCAGCAAATCAGTATATTTTGCACATTGTACGTCAGAGATGATATTCATTACCCATTTGTTGGCTGAAGAGCCCGAGAAGCTTGCAGGGCCTTTGCTGGCTGACACTTACGTTACCTTGTTAAAAGGTCGTAATGCATGGTATGGCCAGATGTTAGCCAAGGGTGAACTAAACCTGGATATGGGTGATAGCATCAGTGGCAAAGGAATGATTCAGGTAATGATtctgatttatttctttcttcagAACCGATTTAAGATGCATCAAATTCTGCAATTATTGACCATGTTAGGCCGTGGCAGTACGTTAGGGAAACTTTGGGAGCAACCTGAAGCAGGACTAACTGGCTTTTGCAGGTTGATGAAAGTTTCATCTTataagaagttaaaaaaaaaatgttgatatcTAGATATATTTTCCCCAACCAACCAGTGCATACTTCTCTTTCAATTCTTGAACAGATCTATGGCATTTTTAACCTTTAACATTTCATGCAGATTCTACTGGCCATGGGATTGACATGTTCCTAAGTTTCTTTTGAAGGCACCATTAACatttctaataattttatttgcACAACTAGTTGTGTTTTATTCGCATTACTTCTGGGTGGTTGTGCTGACTCAGATCATGTTTTATTCATGTATAACATTCTCAGCTTGATCTGAGGGATcttccttttcaaatataacATATACAGTTTTTGTTTTGCATTCTGTTACTAATAGC
Above is a genomic segment from Corylus avellana chromosome ca9, CavTom2PMs-1.0 containing:
- the LOC132161673 gene encoding glycerol-3-phosphate dehydrogenase [NAD(+)] GPDHC1, cytosolic isoform X2; protein product: MVGSIERVGGNLYSNGSIQHGNGLEEKLDEFRRLLGKADGDPLRIVGVGAGAWGSVFAALLQDNYGPYREKVQIRIWRRPGRAVDRATAEHLFEVINSREDVLRRLIRRCAYLKYVEARLGDRTLYADEILKDGFCLNMIDTPLCPLKVVTNLQEAVWDADIVVNGLPSTETREVFEEISNYWKERITVPIIISLAKGIEAALDPVPHIITPTQMIKRARMVAALTNESATSKSVYFAHCTSEMIFITHLLAEEPEKLAGPLLADTYVTLLKGRNAWYGQMLAKGELNLDMGDSISGKGMIQGVSAVEAFYELLSQSSLNVLHPEENKPVAPVELCPILKTLYKILITREQSSQAILQALRDENLNDPRERIEIAQTHAFYKPLLLGQH
- the LOC132161673 gene encoding glycerol-3-phosphate dehydrogenase [NAD(+)] GPDHC1, cytosolic isoform X1, which translates into the protein MVGSIERVGGNLYSNGSIQHGNGLEEKLDEFRRLLGKADGDPLRIVGVGAGAWGSVFAALLQDNYGPYREKVQIRIWRRPGRAVDRATAEHLFEVINSREDVLRRLIRRCAYLKYVEARLGDRTLYADEILKDGFCLNMIDTPLCPLKVVTNLQEAVWDADIVVNGLPSTETREVFEEISNYWKERITVPIIISLAKGIEAALDPVPHIITPTQMIKRAIGIPMENILYLGGPNIASEIYNKEYANARICGAEKWRKPLAKFLRQPHFTVWDNSDLITHEVMGGLKNVYAIGAGMVAALTNESATSKSVYFAHCTSEMIFITHLLAEEPEKLAGPLLADTYVTLLKGRNAWYGQMLAKGELNLDMGDSISGKGMIQGVSAVEAFYELLSQSSLNVLHPEENKPVAPVELCPILKTLYKILITREQSSQAILQALRDENLNDPRERIEIAQTHAFYKPLLLGQH